The following are from one region of the Nymphaea colorata isolate Beijing-Zhang1983 chromosome 7, ASM883128v2, whole genome shotgun sequence genome:
- the LOC116257425 gene encoding glycine-rich RNA-binding protein 2, mitochondrial encodes MAFASKIGNLLKQTVSRHVGSGTSSPANPSLFQALRFMSSSKLFVGGLSYGTDDTSLRDAFSSYGEVIEARVIMDRETGRSRGFGFITFTSSDEASSAISAMDGKDLHGRLIRVNYATDRSGGFRGGYGGGGGGYGGGGYGGGGYGGGGYGGGGGYGGGGYGGNQGGYGGGSSGGGYGGNQGGYGGGSSGGGYGGNQGGYGEGGNYGVAGGAGGNADNYNSGGGSYGGTGGLSYGGSGGSSGYGSGNPGVAGGSGNYASHGVDDGGYNVPPPSTADQGLEEPLEGNYRDDDDEPDGYADKRSA; translated from the exons ATGGCTTTTGCTAGTAAGATCGGCAATCTACTGAAACAAACTGTAAGCAGACATGTTGGATCTGGAACATCTTCCCCTGCAAATCCATCATTATTTCAGGCTCTACGTTTCATGTCATCTTCAAAATTGTTTGTTGGAG GGCTTTCATATGGCACTGATGACACCAGCCTAAGGGATGCATTTTCCAGCTACGGGGAGGTTATTGAAG cGAGGGTCATCATGGATCGGGAAACTGGTAGATCTCGAGGTTTTGGTTTTATAACCTTTACATCGTCTGACGAAGCTTCTTCTGCTATTAGTGCTATGGACGGCAAG GATCTTCATGGGCGGTTAATTCGTGTGAATTATGCGACAGACAGGTCAGGGGGGTTCCGTGGTGGATATGGAGGTGGGGGTGGTGGCTATGGTGGTGGAGGTTATGGGGGCGGTGGGTATGGTGGCGGTGgatatggtggtggtggtggataTGGTGGTGGTGGCTATGGTGGCAATCAAGGTGGGTATGGTGGTGGAAGTAGTGGTGGTGGCTATGGTGGCAATCAAGGTGGGTATGGTGGTGGAAGTAGTGGTGGTGGCTATGGTGGCAATCAAGGTGGGTACGGTGAAGGTGGCAATTATGGTGTTGCTGGAGGTGCTGGTGGCAATGCTGACAACTACAACAGTGGTGGTGGCAGCTATGGTGGAACCGGTGGTTTGAGTTATGGAGGCTCTGGTGGCAGCAGCGGCTATGGTTCTGGTAACCCCGGTGTTGCAGGAGGCAGTGGAAATTATGCCAGCCACGGTGTGGATGATGGAGGCTACAACGTCCCACCACCATCGACTGCTGATCAAGGCCTCGAAGAGCCATTGGAAGGAAATTAcagagatgatgatgatgaacctGATGGCTATGCTGACAAACGGTCTGCCTGA